The Hippoglossus stenolepis isolate QCI-W04-F060 chromosome 11, HSTE1.2, whole genome shotgun sequence genome includes a window with the following:
- the gpt gene encoding alanine aminotransferase 2-like isoform X1 — protein sequence MNHGTSLLWKRRALSSLSATRRGLPKEKMSENGVVSRAKVLTIDTMNPTVKKVEYAVRGPIVQRAVELERELAEGMKKPFAEVIKANIGDAHAMGQQPITFFRQVLALCSYPELLNDSTFPEDAKSRARRILQSCGGNSMGSYTASQGIDSVRQDVARYIERRDGGVPCDPDDIYLTTGASDGIVTMLKLLMCGEGAACTGVMISIPQYPLYSAALAELGAVQINYYLNEENCWSMDISELHRALDEAREYCNPRALCIINPGNPTGQVQSRQCIEDVIRFAAKERLLLMADEVYQDNVYADGCQFHSFKKVLFEMGPEYSDTVELVSFHSTSKCYMGECGFRGGYMEIINMDKEVKAQLTKLVSVRLCPPVPGQALMDLVVNPPQPGEPSYAKFIKERTATLSALAEKATLTEQVLNTVQGISCNPVQGAMYSFPSITIPEKAIKEAMDIGQQPDMFYCMRMLEETGICLVPGSGFGQKDGTYHFRMTILPPKDKLQILLKKVKEFHEKFTDEYS from the exons ATGAATCATGGGACATCGTTACTGTGGAAACGACG AGCCTTATCGAGTCTGAGCGCGACGCGACGCGGGCTCCCCAAAGAGAAAATGTCCGAAAACGGAGTGGTGTCCCGGGCCAAGGTGCTGACCATCGACACCATGAACCCCACGGTAAAGAAGGTGGAGTACGCGGTGCGGGGGCCCATCGTGCAGCGGGCCgtggagctggagagggagCTCGCTGAG GGAATGAAGAAACCATTCGCTGAGGTCATCAAGGCCAATATCGGTGACGCACATGCAATGGGACAGCAGCCAATTACTTTCTTCCGACAG GTCTTGGCTTTGTGCTCCTACCCTGAACTGTTGAATGACAGCACATTCCCAGAGGATGCTAAAAGTAGAGCACGCCGCATTCTGCAATCATGTGGAGGGAACAGTAtgg GCTCCTACACTGCCAGTCAGGGCATCGACTCTGTGCGTCAGGATGTGGCACGCTACATCGAGCGAAGGGACGGCGGCGTGCCCTGCGACCCAGACGACATTTACCTCACCACAGGGGCCAGCGACGGCATAGTG ACCATGCTGAAGCTGCTGATGTGCGGTGAAGGGGCGGCCTGCACAGGCGTCATGATCTCCATACCTCAGTATCCCCTGTATTCTGCTGCCTTGGCCGAACTTGGCGCTGTGCAGATCAACTACTACCTTAACGAGGAGAACTGCTGGAGTATGGACATCAGCGAGCTGCATCGCGCCCTGGACGAAGCTCGGGAATACTGCAACCCGAGAGCCCTGTGCATCATCAACCCTGGAAACCCCACCG GTCAGGTTCAGAGCAGGCAGTGCATCGAGGATGTAATCCGATTTGCAGCAAAGGAACGTCTTCTCCTTATGGCCGACGAG GTGTACCAGGACAATGTGTACGCTGATGGTTGCCAGTTCCACTCTTTTAAGAAAGTTCTGTTTGAGATGGGACCAGAGTACTCGGATACAGTGGAACTGGTATCCTTCCACTCCACGTCAAAGTGCTACATGGGAGA GTGTGGCTTCCGCGGAGGCTACATGGAGATCATCAACATGGACAAAGAGGTGAAGGCCCAGCTGACGAAGCTGGTGTCGGTCCGTCTGTGTCCTCCTGTTCCCGGTCAGGCTCTAATGGACCTGGTGGTCAACCCTCCGCAGCCCGGGGAGCCGTCATACGCCAAATTCATCAAG GAGCGCACAGCCACTTTAAGTGCCTTAGCAGAGAAGGCCACACTCACAGAGCAGGTTCTCAACACTGTGCAAGGCATCAGCTGCAATCCTGTGCAGGGTGCGATGTACTCCTTCCCCAGCATAACCATCCCTGAGAAGGCCATTAAAGAGGCCATG GACATCGGTCAGCAGCCGGATATGTTTTATTGCATGAGGATGCTGGAGGAGACCGGGATCTGCCTCGTGCCTGGAAGCGGCTTTGGCCAGAAGGATGGAACCTACCACTTCAG AATGACCATCTTGCCACCGAAAGACAAGCTGCAGATCCTGCTGAAAAAAGTCAAGGAGTTTCACGAGAAATTCACCGACGAGTATTCTTAA
- the gpt gene encoding alanine aminotransferase 2-like isoform X3, with translation MSENGVVSRAKVLTIDTMNPTVKKVEYAVRGPIVQRAVELERELAEGMKKPFAEVIKANIGDAHAMGQQPITFFRQVLALCSYPELLNDSTFPEDAKSRARRILQSCGGNSMGSYTASQGIDSVRQDVARYIERRDGGVPCDPDDIYLTTGASDGIVTMLKLLMCGEGAACTGVMISIPQYPLYSAALAELGAVQINYYLNEENCWSMDISELHRALDEAREYCNPRALCIINPGNPTGQVQSRQCIEDVIRFAAKERLLLMADEVYQDNVYADGCQFHSFKKVLFEMGPEYSDTVELVSFHSTSKCYMGECGFRGGYMEIINMDKEVKAQLTKLVSVRLCPPVPGQALMDLVVNPPQPGEPSYAKFIKERTATLSALAEKATLTEQVLNTVQGISCNPVQGAMYSFPSITIPEKAIKEAMDIGQQPDMFYCMRMLEETGICLVPGSGFGQKDGTYHFRMTILPPKDKLQILLKKVKEFHEKFTDEYS, from the exons ATGTCCGAAAACGGAGTGGTGTCCCGGGCCAAGGTGCTGACCATCGACACCATGAACCCCACGGTAAAGAAGGTGGAGTACGCGGTGCGGGGGCCCATCGTGCAGCGGGCCgtggagctggagagggagCTCGCTGAG GGAATGAAGAAACCATTCGCTGAGGTCATCAAGGCCAATATCGGTGACGCACATGCAATGGGACAGCAGCCAATTACTTTCTTCCGACAG GTCTTGGCTTTGTGCTCCTACCCTGAACTGTTGAATGACAGCACATTCCCAGAGGATGCTAAAAGTAGAGCACGCCGCATTCTGCAATCATGTGGAGGGAACAGTAtgg GCTCCTACACTGCCAGTCAGGGCATCGACTCTGTGCGTCAGGATGTGGCACGCTACATCGAGCGAAGGGACGGCGGCGTGCCCTGCGACCCAGACGACATTTACCTCACCACAGGGGCCAGCGACGGCATAGTG ACCATGCTGAAGCTGCTGATGTGCGGTGAAGGGGCGGCCTGCACAGGCGTCATGATCTCCATACCTCAGTATCCCCTGTATTCTGCTGCCTTGGCCGAACTTGGCGCTGTGCAGATCAACTACTACCTTAACGAGGAGAACTGCTGGAGTATGGACATCAGCGAGCTGCATCGCGCCCTGGACGAAGCTCGGGAATACTGCAACCCGAGAGCCCTGTGCATCATCAACCCTGGAAACCCCACCG GTCAGGTTCAGAGCAGGCAGTGCATCGAGGATGTAATCCGATTTGCAGCAAAGGAACGTCTTCTCCTTATGGCCGACGAG GTGTACCAGGACAATGTGTACGCTGATGGTTGCCAGTTCCACTCTTTTAAGAAAGTTCTGTTTGAGATGGGACCAGAGTACTCGGATACAGTGGAACTGGTATCCTTCCACTCCACGTCAAAGTGCTACATGGGAGA GTGTGGCTTCCGCGGAGGCTACATGGAGATCATCAACATGGACAAAGAGGTGAAGGCCCAGCTGACGAAGCTGGTGTCGGTCCGTCTGTGTCCTCCTGTTCCCGGTCAGGCTCTAATGGACCTGGTGGTCAACCCTCCGCAGCCCGGGGAGCCGTCATACGCCAAATTCATCAAG GAGCGCACAGCCACTTTAAGTGCCTTAGCAGAGAAGGCCACACTCACAGAGCAGGTTCTCAACACTGTGCAAGGCATCAGCTGCAATCCTGTGCAGGGTGCGATGTACTCCTTCCCCAGCATAACCATCCCTGAGAAGGCCATTAAAGAGGCCATG GACATCGGTCAGCAGCCGGATATGTTTTATTGCATGAGGATGCTGGAGGAGACCGGGATCTGCCTCGTGCCTGGAAGCGGCTTTGGCCAGAAGGATGGAACCTACCACTTCAG AATGACCATCTTGCCACCGAAAGACAAGCTGCAGATCCTGCTGAAAAAAGTCAAGGAGTTTCACGAGAAATTCACCGACGAGTATTCTTAA
- the gpt gene encoding alanine aminotransferase 2-like isoform X2, with product MSAARMQLLSPRNVRFLSRGGSDFLAGSSSSCVGALRAGGGPTPRVRSLTSPPLSSSSPGRALSSLSATRRGLPKEKMSENGVVSRAKVLTIDTMNPTVKKVEYAVRGPIVQRAVELERELAEGMKKPFAEVIKANIGDAHAMGQQPITFFRQVLALCSYPELLNDSTFPEDAKSRARRILQSCGGNSMGSYTASQGIDSVRQDVARYIERRDGGVPCDPDDIYLTTGASDGIVTMLKLLMCGEGAACTGVMISIPQYPLYSAALAELGAVQINYYLNEENCWSMDISELHRALDEAREYCNPRALCIINPGNPTGQVQSRQCIEDVIRFAAKERLLLMADEVYQDNVYADGCQFHSFKKVLFEMGPEYSDTVELVSFHSTSKCYMGECGFRGGYMEIINMDKEVKAQLTKLVSVRLCPPVPGQALMDLVVNPPQPGEPSYAKFIKERTATLSALAEKATLTEQVLNTVQGISCNPVQGAMYSFPSITIPEKAIKEAMDIGQQPDMFYCMRMLEETGICLVPGSGFGQKDGTYHFRMTILPPKDKLQILLKKVKEFHEKFTDEYS from the exons ATGTCCGCCGCACGGATGCAGCTGCTTTCACCCAGAAATGTTCGGTTTCTTAGCCGGGGTGGAAGCGACTTTTTGGCcggtagcagcagcagctgtgtcgGAGCGCTGCGGGCCGGCGGTGGTCCCACTCCCAGGGTCCGCTCACTGacctctccccctctgtcctcctcctctcccggCAGAGCCTTATCGAGTCTGAGCGCGACGCGACGCGGGCTCCCCAAAGAGAAAATGTCCGAAAACGGAGTGGTGTCCCGGGCCAAGGTGCTGACCATCGACACCATGAACCCCACGGTAAAGAAGGTGGAGTACGCGGTGCGGGGGCCCATCGTGCAGCGGGCCgtggagctggagagggagCTCGCTGAG GGAATGAAGAAACCATTCGCTGAGGTCATCAAGGCCAATATCGGTGACGCACATGCAATGGGACAGCAGCCAATTACTTTCTTCCGACAG GTCTTGGCTTTGTGCTCCTACCCTGAACTGTTGAATGACAGCACATTCCCAGAGGATGCTAAAAGTAGAGCACGCCGCATTCTGCAATCATGTGGAGGGAACAGTAtgg GCTCCTACACTGCCAGTCAGGGCATCGACTCTGTGCGTCAGGATGTGGCACGCTACATCGAGCGAAGGGACGGCGGCGTGCCCTGCGACCCAGACGACATTTACCTCACCACAGGGGCCAGCGACGGCATAGTG ACCATGCTGAAGCTGCTGATGTGCGGTGAAGGGGCGGCCTGCACAGGCGTCATGATCTCCATACCTCAGTATCCCCTGTATTCTGCTGCCTTGGCCGAACTTGGCGCTGTGCAGATCAACTACTACCTTAACGAGGAGAACTGCTGGAGTATGGACATCAGCGAGCTGCATCGCGCCCTGGACGAAGCTCGGGAATACTGCAACCCGAGAGCCCTGTGCATCATCAACCCTGGAAACCCCACCG GTCAGGTTCAGAGCAGGCAGTGCATCGAGGATGTAATCCGATTTGCAGCAAAGGAACGTCTTCTCCTTATGGCCGACGAG GTGTACCAGGACAATGTGTACGCTGATGGTTGCCAGTTCCACTCTTTTAAGAAAGTTCTGTTTGAGATGGGACCAGAGTACTCGGATACAGTGGAACTGGTATCCTTCCACTCCACGTCAAAGTGCTACATGGGAGA GTGTGGCTTCCGCGGAGGCTACATGGAGATCATCAACATGGACAAAGAGGTGAAGGCCCAGCTGACGAAGCTGGTGTCGGTCCGTCTGTGTCCTCCTGTTCCCGGTCAGGCTCTAATGGACCTGGTGGTCAACCCTCCGCAGCCCGGGGAGCCGTCATACGCCAAATTCATCAAG GAGCGCACAGCCACTTTAAGTGCCTTAGCAGAGAAGGCCACACTCACAGAGCAGGTTCTCAACACTGTGCAAGGCATCAGCTGCAATCCTGTGCAGGGTGCGATGTACTCCTTCCCCAGCATAACCATCCCTGAGAAGGCCATTAAAGAGGCCATG GACATCGGTCAGCAGCCGGATATGTTTTATTGCATGAGGATGCTGGAGGAGACCGGGATCTGCCTCGTGCCTGGAAGCGGCTTTGGCCAGAAGGATGGAACCTACCACTTCAG AATGACCATCTTGCCACCGAAAGACAAGCTGCAGATCCTGCTGAAAAAAGTCAAGGAGTTTCACGAGAAATTCACCGACGAGTATTCTTAA
- the fuz gene encoding protein fuzzy homolog, translated as MMLQDGSTHLLCLTASSGVPLFTRGAPRQLPFPVIGSLNGVHMFGGGQGVVLSCCETEGGGKVVWRVFQDSVMLIAVSGGGSSSKEEEARLQRLLEDVWSCMVLVLGQDELANMRNVERLKRDLRSCFSLIDQLLEERQQGILGNLTHCADSLLPPNPALLQQAVDGFAQAADSEFGCLLVHGRIAAATEKWWRLAPQEVVLLSAVIRSLSASGSASCDYPVFLPHGSPTVAHRLLRFQLLPGVDVCVLCGPTPSLHRAESELVGRFWSPLVEALRDCLAVGKRCMPTSVSLRPDVLALLLINRETRRSVSCVRTHHLPSDPPLPSEARCWELLKLLYIFSSTRYFSQEEASCVSPEERSQRGNTEDFVLGFSHQPLQCYSVTDECKSYGLQTAQHQLFLLIPPSVPTFALRSVATQTLSDIVAATGF; from the coding sequence ATGATGCTCCAGGACGGATCCACGcacctcctctgcctcacgGCCAGCAGCGGGGTCCCCCTCTTCACGCGGGGAGCCCCCAGACAGCTGCCCTTCCCGGTCATCGGCTCCCTGAACGGCGTCCACATGTTTGGGGGCGGCCAGGGGGTCGTGTTGTCCTGCTGCGAGACCGAGGGCGGGGGGAAGGTGGTGTGGAGGGTGTTCCAGGACAGCGTGATGCTCATCGCGGTGAGTggaggcggcagcagcagcaaagaggaggaggctcgTCTGCAGCGCCTCCTGGAGGATGTGTGGAGCTGCATGGTGCTGGTGCTGGGCCAGGACGAGCTGGCCAACATGAGGAATGTGGAGAGGCTGAAGAGGGACCTGCGCTCCTGCTTCAGCCTCATCgatcagctgctggaggagagacaACAGGGCATCCTGGGTAACCTGACACACTGCGCTGACTCACTCCTGCCTCCCAACCCTGCTCTTCTTCAACAGGCAGTGGATGGCTTTGCTCAGGCCGCAGACAGCGAGTTTGGATGCCTCCTCGTCCACGGGCGAATAGCTGCAGCCACGGAGAAGTGGTGGCGTCTGGCTCCACAGGAAGTCGTGCTGCTCTCCGCTGTGATCCGGTCCCTCTCGGCCTCCGGATCCGCTTCCTGTGATTACCCGGTGTTCCTACCCCATGGCAGCCCCACCGTGGCTCACCGCCTGCTCCGCTTCCAGCTGCTTCCAGGGGTAGacgtctgtgtgctgtgtggtCCCACTCCTTCCCTGCACAGAGCCGAGAGTGAGCTGGTGGGTCGTTTCTGGTCACCACTGGTGGAGGCCCTGAGAGACTGCCTGGCCGTAGGAAAGCGCTGCATGCCAACATCTGTGTCCCTGCGCCCCGATGTGCTGGCACTTCTCCTCATTAACCGGGAAACACGCCGCTCAGTCTCCTGCGTGCGGACTCATCATCTGCCCAGTGACCCTCCTCTACCCTCAGAGGCCCGCTGCTGggagctgctgaagctgctcTACATCTTCAGCAGCACACGCTACTTCAGCCAGGAGGAGGCATCGTGTGTCTCCCCGGAGGAGAGGTCTCAGAGAGGGAACACGGAAGACTTTGTCCTTGGATTCTCACACCAGCCACTACAATGCTACTCGGTCACAGATGAATGTAAAAGCTACGGACTTCAGACGGCACAGCACCAGCTCTTTCTGCTTATCCCACCGTCAGTCCCCACCTTCGCACTGCGTTCCGTGGCCACACAGACTCTCTCTGACATAGTTGCAGCCACTGGGTTTTAA
- the gng5 gene encoding guanine nucleotide-binding protein G(I)/G(S)/G(O) subunit gamma-5, which translates to MSSSSNLVAMKKVVQQLRFEASINRVKVSQAAADLQQFCLQNALQDPLLTGVSSSTNPFRPQKVCSFL; encoded by the exons ATGTCGAGTTCCTCAAACCTCGTCGCCATGAAGAAAGTCGTGCAGCAGCTCCGCTTCGAGGCGAGCATCAACAGAGTGAAG GTCTCCCAGGCAGCTGCAGACCTTCAACAGTTTTGCCTTCAGAACGCCTTGCAGGACCCTCTGCTCACAGGCGTGTCCTCCAGCACTAACCCTTTCAGGCCGCAGAAGGTCTGCTCCTTCTTGTGA
- the ssx2ipa gene encoding synovial sarcoma, X breakpoint 2 interacting protein a isoform X1 — MGEWWTSVPTETSMGNYEISSISHVTMSPSRQNNLVSMYPSLALSKSSYNVISAFCTEDNTPQCILYINQELSSLGLSSTCIEASSPGGAVLSTVPALNAMYELLQIHRRNMGTLEELEREQLKKSSTLEHMQMNNSRLKDQLELSIREKSGLHETERQLQLKIKTLQSCLKTEKDEVQKLQSIIASRASQYNHDAKRKEREATKLKERLGQLLVDRKDKKLALDVLNCLGRSDGKRSHWKTAKVTTSHEGEMYKSLLSDYEASQKSLMLENAELKKVLQQMKKEMIHILSPRQSRGATAEDSHEQADSDGEEKMGDCSRETLDQSCEHAKEQLTNSIRQQWRKLRSHMEKLDSQATQVQNQLEPNKEVIPRETHEYEMEKMRCEVQQCKEFIHAQQQLLQQQLNSSFDDETAALLNDCYTLEEKERLKEEWRLFEEQKRNFERERKNFTDAAIRLGREKKAFEEDRASWLKNQFLNMTPFIDRRRCSSSDGQSALSIRSEPEMRMSSTKAELTKSSTYATFSTPKPTHSAAVPSTTELYRTLRLIPDGSSSRNSKGGRRQECSTIEDGDTRTKSKHRVRCGDLSIFSLGEDENNLT; from the exons ATGGGAGAGTGGTGGACAAGTGTGCCAACAGAGACATCTATGG GAAACTATGAGATCTCAAGCATATCACATGTGACAATGTCACCCTCCAGACAGAACAACCTTGTGTCAATGTACCCCTCTCTGGCCCTGTCCAAAAGCTCCTACAATGTGATTAGTGCCTTTTGCACTGAGGATAATACCCCTCAATGCATTTTATACATCAACCAG GAGCTCTCCTCACTGGGCCTCTCTTCCACATGTATCGAGGCCAGCTCACCGGGGGGAGCCGTCCTGAGCACGGTGCCAGCTTTGAACGCCATGTatgagctgctgcagattcacagACGAAATATGGGCACTttagaggagctggagagagaacaGCTGAAGAAATCCAGCACCTTGGAGCACATGCAGATGAACAATTCCAGACTGAAG GATCAGCTGGAACTGTCCATAAGGGAGAAGTCGGGTCTACATGAGACGGAGAGGCAGCTTCAACTCAAAATCAAGACTTTGCAGAGCTGCTTGAAAACTGAGAAAGATGAG GTTCAGAAACTCCAAAGTATCATTGCCAGCCGTGCGTCTCAGTACAATCATGATGCCAAGAGGAAAGAGCGAGAAGCTACTAAGCTAAAGGAACGGCTCGGTCAGCTACTGGTCGACAGAAAGGATAAAAAACTAG CTCTTGATGTACTGAATTGCTTGGGACGGTCGGATGGAAAAAGGAGCCACTGGAAAACTGCAAAAGTGACCACCAG CCATGAGGGTGAGATGTACAAGTCCTTACTTAGCGACTATGAGGCGAGTCAGAAGTCCTTGATGCTAGAGAATGCTGAGCTTAAGAAAGTACTCCAGCAGATGAAGAAGGAGATGATACACATCCTGAGTCCACGCCAGTCCCGAGGAGCCACTGCTGAGGACAGCCATGAGCAG GCTGATTCAGATGGGGAGGAGAAGATGGGGGACTGCAGCAGGGAAACTCTGGACCAATCCTGTGAGCATGCGAAGGAGCAGCTCACCAACAGCATCCGCCAACAGTGGCGGAAACTTAGGAGCCACATGGAGAAGTTGGACAGCCAAG CAACTCAAGTTCAAAACCAACTGGAGCCCAATAAAGAGGTGATACCAAGGGAGACGCACGAGTATGAGATGGAGAAGATGAGGTGTGAAGTCCAGCAATGCAAAGAGTTCATTCATGCACAGCAACAACTCCTCCAG CAACAACTGAACTCATCATTTGACGACGAGACCGCAGCTCTCCTCAATGACTGCTACAcactggaggagaaggagcgtCTCAAAGAGGAGTGGAGGCTCTTTGAGGAACAGAAGAGAAACtttgagagggagaggaagaactTCACAGACGCTGCTATTCGCTTGGGGCGAGAG aaaaAGGCCTTTGAGGAGGACCGTGCCTCTTGGCTCAAGAATCAATTTTTGAACATGACTCCCTTTATCGACCGTAGGAGATGTTCTTCGTCTGATGGTCAAAGTGCCTTATCAATCA GAAGTGAGCCAGAGATGAGGATGTCTTCCACGAAAGCTGAACTGACCAAATCATCAACCTACGCTACATTCTCCACTCCTAAACCTACACACAGCGCTGCTGTGCCATCCACAACCGAGCTTTACCGGACACTCCGTCTAATACCAGACGGCAG TAGCTCCAGAAATTCAAAGGGGGGCCGCAGGCAGGAGTGCAGCACCATCGAAGACGGAGATACTCGCacaaagtcaaaacacagaGTTCGATGTGGAGACCTGAGTATCTTCTCTCTGGGTGAAGATGAGAACAACCTCACCTAA
- the ssx2ipa gene encoding synovial sarcoma, X breakpoint 2 interacting protein a isoform X2, with protein sequence MLFIGSARGNYEISSISHVTMSPSRQNNLVSMYPSLALSKSSYNVISAFCTEDNTPQCILYINQELSSLGLSSTCIEASSPGGAVLSTVPALNAMYELLQIHRRNMGTLEELEREQLKKSSTLEHMQMNNSRLKDQLELSIREKSGLHETERQLQLKIKTLQSCLKTEKDEVQKLQSIIASRASQYNHDAKRKEREATKLKERLGQLLVDRKDKKLALDVLNCLGRSDGKRSHWKTAKVTTSHEGEMYKSLLSDYEASQKSLMLENAELKKVLQQMKKEMIHILSPRQSRGATAEDSHEQADSDGEEKMGDCSRETLDQSCEHAKEQLTNSIRQQWRKLRSHMEKLDSQATQVQNQLEPNKEVIPRETHEYEMEKMRCEVQQCKEFIHAQQQLLQQQLNSSFDDETAALLNDCYTLEEKERLKEEWRLFEEQKRNFERERKNFTDAAIRLGREKKAFEEDRASWLKNQFLNMTPFIDRRRCSSSDGQSALSIRSEPEMRMSSTKAELTKSSTYATFSTPKPTHSAAVPSTTELYRTLRLIPDGSSSRNSKGGRRQECSTIEDGDTRTKSKHRVRCGDLSIFSLGEDENNLT encoded by the exons ATGCTTTTTATAGGATCTGCAAGAG GAAACTATGAGATCTCAAGCATATCACATGTGACAATGTCACCCTCCAGACAGAACAACCTTGTGTCAATGTACCCCTCTCTGGCCCTGTCCAAAAGCTCCTACAATGTGATTAGTGCCTTTTGCACTGAGGATAATACCCCTCAATGCATTTTATACATCAACCAG GAGCTCTCCTCACTGGGCCTCTCTTCCACATGTATCGAGGCCAGCTCACCGGGGGGAGCCGTCCTGAGCACGGTGCCAGCTTTGAACGCCATGTatgagctgctgcagattcacagACGAAATATGGGCACTttagaggagctggagagagaacaGCTGAAGAAATCCAGCACCTTGGAGCACATGCAGATGAACAATTCCAGACTGAAG GATCAGCTGGAACTGTCCATAAGGGAGAAGTCGGGTCTACATGAGACGGAGAGGCAGCTTCAACTCAAAATCAAGACTTTGCAGAGCTGCTTGAAAACTGAGAAAGATGAG GTTCAGAAACTCCAAAGTATCATTGCCAGCCGTGCGTCTCAGTACAATCATGATGCCAAGAGGAAAGAGCGAGAAGCTACTAAGCTAAAGGAACGGCTCGGTCAGCTACTGGTCGACAGAAAGGATAAAAAACTAG CTCTTGATGTACTGAATTGCTTGGGACGGTCGGATGGAAAAAGGAGCCACTGGAAAACTGCAAAAGTGACCACCAG CCATGAGGGTGAGATGTACAAGTCCTTACTTAGCGACTATGAGGCGAGTCAGAAGTCCTTGATGCTAGAGAATGCTGAGCTTAAGAAAGTACTCCAGCAGATGAAGAAGGAGATGATACACATCCTGAGTCCACGCCAGTCCCGAGGAGCCACTGCTGAGGACAGCCATGAGCAG GCTGATTCAGATGGGGAGGAGAAGATGGGGGACTGCAGCAGGGAAACTCTGGACCAATCCTGTGAGCATGCGAAGGAGCAGCTCACCAACAGCATCCGCCAACAGTGGCGGAAACTTAGGAGCCACATGGAGAAGTTGGACAGCCAAG CAACTCAAGTTCAAAACCAACTGGAGCCCAATAAAGAGGTGATACCAAGGGAGACGCACGAGTATGAGATGGAGAAGATGAGGTGTGAAGTCCAGCAATGCAAAGAGTTCATTCATGCACAGCAACAACTCCTCCAG CAACAACTGAACTCATCATTTGACGACGAGACCGCAGCTCTCCTCAATGACTGCTACAcactggaggagaaggagcgtCTCAAAGAGGAGTGGAGGCTCTTTGAGGAACAGAAGAGAAACtttgagagggagaggaagaactTCACAGACGCTGCTATTCGCTTGGGGCGAGAG aaaaAGGCCTTTGAGGAGGACCGTGCCTCTTGGCTCAAGAATCAATTTTTGAACATGACTCCCTTTATCGACCGTAGGAGATGTTCTTCGTCTGATGGTCAAAGTGCCTTATCAATCA GAAGTGAGCCAGAGATGAGGATGTCTTCCACGAAAGCTGAACTGACCAAATCATCAACCTACGCTACATTCTCCACTCCTAAACCTACACACAGCGCTGCTGTGCCATCCACAACCGAGCTTTACCGGACACTCCGTCTAATACCAGACGGCAG TAGCTCCAGAAATTCAAAGGGGGGCCGCAGGCAGGAGTGCAGCACCATCGAAGACGGAGATACTCGCacaaagtcaaaacacagaGTTCGATGTGGAGACCTGAGTATCTTCTCTCTGGGTGAAGATGAGAACAACCTCACCTAA